The Oceanivirga salmonicida region TATCATTTTAAACTGTTTCTTTCTTTTTCTTTTAAATAAATATGAATAAAATAAACCTACTAAATAGTAATTAGATTTTTTTATTACTGAATCAGTAATATATGTTTCTTCATATATAACTTTAACCTTATTTTCATCTAATTTATCTATACTATAATCAACTATGGTTTCACCTAAATTAGTTATATATTTTAAAGAATATCTTTTATTTTCATCTAATTTTAATATTTCTAATAATGCAGTATTTTTACTATTAATATTTTTTTTGACTTTCAGTCCTTCTTTAAGTTCTTTATTTACATTTATTTCACTTTTTAAATTATTTATTAAAAAATTATATATTTCCTTATCTGAAACATTTAATATATATTCTAATTTCATTTTTTATTTCCTTTTATAACTAATATCAATCCTATAATTATAAAACTTAAACCCATAATTAAGTTTAATAATATATTATCAATAGGGTAAGAAATTATAAATATAGTTCCTATTGCTATTAAAAATATTGACCATGATTTCATATTAACTCCTTCAAATTAAGGACTACACCTATAAAATTTATGCAGTCCTTTAATTTGTTATTGTTCTTTAATTCTATTTGCTATTATTACAAATGGTGTCCATATTATAAATGCTATAAAGACATTAAATAATGAAACTAACATTGCTACAAATGAACCACCTGTTGCAAAGAAAGCATATAAACCTGGAGGTAATACCCACGGAACTTGAACATATACTGGCGGTACTAAACCTAAAACCGTTGCAGTATAACCTATTATTGCTGCTATTACTGGTATTATAGTAAATGGTATTAAATATAATGGATTTAGTACTATAGGCATACCAAATATCATAGGTTCATTTATATTAAACATTCCCATAGGAGCTCCTAATTTAGCAACTGCTCTATGATCTTCTCTTTTTGAAAATATTAATATTGATATTATTAAGGCTATTGTTATTCCTGAACCACCCATTTGAAGATAAGCATCAAATGAACCCCTAGTCCACAAATAAGGTAAAGTTTCAACTGTTCCACCTTTTGCTATATGTTCTACATTAGCAAGTAATGCTGGTTGATATATACCGTCCAATATTGGAGCTAATACATTGTGTCCATGTAATCCAAAGAACCAGAAAAATTGTATTAAAAATGCCAATATTAATACTGAAAATAATCCTTGTGATAATCCTAATAATGGTTTTTGAATATATAATGATATAATATCATTTAATGTTTGTCCTGTTGTAGTTACTACTACATAAGATAATATTGCTGAAATATATATAGCTACCACTCCTGGAATTATAGAACTAAATGCTTTATTAACAGCAGGTGGAACTGAGTCAGGCAAACTTATAGTTATTTTGTTAACCATTAATTTAGAATAAATTATTGTAGAAAATGCCCCTATTATCATTGCAGGGAATAATCCACTTGCTCCTAAATAATTTACATTAATATAACCCCAAGATGAAACTTCATGCATAGTTCCATTTATATCTGCCATGAATGTAGCACTTTGTGGTAAAAATAGTATAAATGAAGCAAAAGCTACCAAAGCCCCTGCAATAGGGTTTACTTTATAAGAATTTGCTAAATTATACCCAAGTGATATAACAAATACTAATGATAATATAGCAATTGAACCAAACCATACTATACCATTAATATTTATTAAAGGACTCATAACTTCTGCAATTTTGGGAAAACCATAATTTTT contains the following coding sequences:
- a CDS encoding DUF3284 domain-containing protein, with amino-acid sequence MKLEYILNVSDKEIYNFLINNLKSEINVNKELKEGLKVKKNINSKNTALLEILKLDENKRYSLKYITNLGETIVDYSIDKLDENKVKVIYEETYITDSVIKKSNYYLVGLFYSYLFKRKRKKQFKMIEKYIVENRDKI
- a CDS encoding PTS sugar transporter subunit IIC, which produces MKNFMNWLEANFIPVAAKLSQQRHLVAIRDSFIAILPITMVGSIAVLLNVFFRDLPKNYGFPKIAEVMSPLININGIVWFGSIAILSLVFVISLGYNLANSYKVNPIAGALVAFASFILFLPQSATFMADINGTMHEVSSWGYINVNYLGASGLFPAMIIGAFSTIIYSKLMVNKITISLPDSVPPAVNKAFSSIIPGVVAIYISAILSYVVVTTTGQTLNDIISLYIQKPLLGLSQGLFSVLILAFLIQFFWFFGLHGHNVLAPILDGIYQPALLANVEHIAKGGTVETLPYLWTRGSFDAYLQMGGSGITIALIISILIFSKREDHRAVAKLGAPMGMFNINEPMIFGMPIVLNPLYLIPFTIIPVIAAIIGYTATVLGLVPPVYVQVPWVLPPGLYAFFATGGSFVAMLVSLFNVFIAFIIWTPFVIIANRIKEQ